One Carassius auratus strain Wakin chromosome 4, ASM336829v1, whole genome shotgun sequence DNA segment encodes these proteins:
- the LOC113064121 gene encoding microsomal glutathione S-transferase 1-like, whose amino-acid sequence MISDFKALTSTCHSQESPPRKFSKMADLMNNDVFLAFSTYATIVVLKMMFMAPLTGYFRITRKAFSNWEDTAMGKKNPEDRKKMLQTNPDVERVRRCHQNDLENIIPFVVIGLLYAFTGPDLSTALLHFRVFVGSRFIHTVSYILALPQPSRGLSWIVGMITTFSMAYRVLTTALLL is encoded by the exons ATGATTTCAGATTTCAAAGCACTGACGAGCACTTGTCATTCGCAAGAATCACCACCCAG GAAATTTAGCAAAATGGCTGACCTGATGAACAATGATGTGTTCCTGGCCTTCTCCACATATGCCACTATTGTAGTCCTCAAAATGATGTTCATGGCCCCTCTGACTGGATACTTCAGGATAACCAGAAAG GCTTTTTCAAACTGGGAGGACACTGCGATGGGCAAAAAAAATCCAGAGGACAGAAAGAAGATGCTCCAGACCAATCCTGATGTAGAACGTGTGCGAAG ATGCCATCAAAATGACCTGGAGAACATCATTCCCTTTGTGGTGATTGGTCTTCTGTATGCATTCACGGGGCCGGATCTATCCACTGCTCTGCTGCACTTCCGAGTCTTTGTGGGGTCACGGTTCATCCACACTGTATCTTACATTTTGGCTTTGCCCCAGCCTAGCAGAGGTCTGTCCTGGATAGTGGGAATGATCACAACTTTCTCAATGGCCTACAGGGTGCTCACCACAGCACTGCTTCTCTAA
- the LOC113064132 gene encoding microsomal glutathione S-transferase 1, whose protein sequence is MAEVVHMIDSEVFLAFSTYATIVVLKMMLMSLMTSYFRLTKQVFSNLEDTSLVKTTEDRKKLVRVDSDVERVRRCHLNDLENIVPFVVIGLLYALTGPDLSTALLHFRVFVGSRFIHTVAYVMALPQPTRGLAFGVGLFTTFSMAYRVLTTALFL, encoded by the exons ATGGCAGAAGTTGTACACATGATTGACAGCGAGGTTTTCCTGGCCTTCTCCACATATGCAACCATAGTCGTCCTCAAAATGATGCTCATGAGCTTAATGACCTCATACTTTCGCTTGACTAAACAG GTTTTTTCAAACCTGGAGGACACCTCCTTGGTGAAGACCACAGAAGACAGGAAGAAGCTGGTCAGGGTTGATTCGGATGTGGAAAGAGTGCGACG GTGCCATCTGAATGACCTGGAAAACATTGTTCCCTTTGTGGTGATCGGTCTTCTGTATGCACTCACCGGGCCAGATCTCTCCACAGCTCTTTTGCACTTCCGGGTTTTTGTAGGGTCACGTTTCATCCACACAGTTGCCTATGTGATGGCTCTGCCCCAGCCTACCAGAGGGCTTGCCTTTGGTGTGGGGCTGTTCACAACTTTTTCTATGGCTTACCGGGTGCTCACCACAGCGCTTTTTCTCTGA